The nucleotide sequence GCGGCGCCGGACGGCGCCCGGAAAATGGCCGCCATGCCGCCGCCCGGCGGCCACGCCCCCCCGCCATGTAGGGTCATTCACAGGGGGCGGTCATGATACAAACCTCCCACCAGGTGTTGGACCTGCGCCTGGGCGCGCTGGTGCGCGAGAAAAAAATCACCCCGGCCGCGGCTGACACTCTCCGCGTGATCATGAACGCGGGTTGGCGAAAAACCCTGAAAATATCTAATGGATCGCCGGATCACCCGGCTTGGGAAGTTCCGAAAATCGCGATGTGGCAAAGCGAAATTTCCCGGCGCCGCCGTTGTCACCGGGTGACGATTTGGCGTCACTCGAAATGGCTGAAATTGGCGGGGTTGATTGAGACGAAACCGGGCCGCGTGGTGATGAAATCCGCCGATGAGTGCCGCCGCGAGAGTGGCAATAGTTATTCGTTGGAGGGGGAGGGGCTGGACATTTGGCGGGCGATGGTGGCGGCGTTCCGCCGCTGCGCGGACCCCCAGGTGCGCGCGGCGGCGGCGCGGGAGACGGCGGCGCTGGCGCGGGAAAACGGCCTGGAATCTGGGGGATTCCGTTGGCCTGGTCAGGTTTTTGACGCCATCGCGCGCGGCGCCGGGCGTGTGAGCGACGCGTTGTTTGGCGATTGCACGCCGCCGGCGGCGGCGGTGGAAACATCAATGATATCAAAAGACGTTACGCGGCCGCGGCCGTCTGGTCCGGCGCCGCTCCCCGCCAGGGGGGCCACGCCCTTGGTGCAGGCGTTGGAGGCGGCGGCGGCCGGCGACACATTCGCGGCAGGGCTGCTGGCGGCCCTGACGGGCCGGAAAAAAGACGACCCCCCCGACAAGATTTAGTTTGGCCGGCGGTTGCCGGCGCGTGGAGAGGCCCATGCCCGGGCGCCCGGGCATGGGTCTTCGCATTTTCCGTATTATTGATTTTCAGGCGCAATACACGCCCACCCGATCGGCCGGCCGCCGCCAGCGGCCCGGCAGCCCGGAGCCAGCCAGCGGCGATTGCGCGTCCATTACATCTGGTGCGTTGCATGGATGCAACGCATTCAAAGATCGTTACCTTCGATCTAGATCTATCTAATTCAGTTTGAACACGTTGCACGGGCTTGGTTTGAAACGGAAGCCCGCGCCGGGGGCCATGGGCGCGGGCCGGACGGGCCGCGCGGGCGCGCGGCGGGAAGGCCGCTGGCGCGGCCGGGCGGGGGAAGGGGGGGTTTGCAATTTCCGTGCCAGCGCTGGGCGCGCGTGGCGGCCCTGAAGGGGGCGTGGGTTATTCCCGGACTTCGACCAGGCCGGCGGCGGTCATGCGGGCCTGGGCCCGGTTTGTGGGCCCGAAACGGTATTTGTGCAGGATCAGTTCCCGCCCTGGCGCGCCTGGGCGCGGCGCCCGGATGAACAGCACGCCGTCCACCAGGTGCTCGGCGCCGCGGCCGCCGCGCACGCCGCCCTGGCGCTCGATTTGTGAAACCAGGACCACGGCGGCGCCGCCGCCGGCGGTGGCGATGGCGGCGCGGGTGACGGCGGCGAGGGCGCCGGGAGAGCCCGGGCCGTGGTAAAACGAGCCGACGGCCTGCAACGAATCAATAATCACCAGCGCCGCCGCTGGCGCGGCTGGGATGGCCTCGGCAGCCACCTGGTGGTGTGGGCCGGCGAGGATCAGGATTTTTTCCAGGGGAGCGCCGGCGGCGACGCGGCCGATGGAAGCGGCGGCGTGGCCAGCCATTTGCTCGCCGGTGATGTACAGAGAGGTCCTGCCGCTGGCGGCGGCGGCGGCGCACCATTGTTGGGCGAGGGTTGATTTGCCGGCGCCGGGTTCGCCGGCCAGCAATATCACGCCGCCGAAGGGAGGTCCGCCGGCTAGCAGATTATCGAACAGCCCGGTGGCTAAATGGCGGATGGGTTGGGTAAGAGCGGCGGCGGCGGCGGTGATGGGCGGCGGGTTGCGGGCGGCGGCGCTGGCGGCGGCGGCGGGAACGGCCTGGATGGGTTGGAGACAATTTGCGCACCAGGAGCGCCAGGAGGGCATGGCGCAGATTGGGCAGCGCCAGGCGCCGGCGCTGCCCGCAACCCGCCGCCACGCGCGGGAGCGCGTGGTCATTTTTTTCTGCTGACGGTGGACATCGGGATCGGGGCGCGAGAGGTTTTCCGGTTTGGTTCACCCCCACGTGCGTGGGGACAATCCCGCGCCCCGATCCCGGCGGCCGCCGGCGGCGGTCATTTGGTTTTTTCGCGGCGGGCGCTGGTGGCCCGCGCACACCATATATAGTGGTCCGATGGGAAAAACCAGAACCAGCCCCTGCCGCGGTAACGCCATTCGATGTCGTCGAGGACCTGGGCGATCCTGAATCTGGCGTAGAACCAATGGGCGCGCGCCCGCGGGCGCGCGGATTGCGCCGGAAAAAATGTCCTGCTTGTATGATTATGTTTCCTATTCAATTTTTTCCCGCGCCCGTTGCGGCGGCCCCTCGCCATCCATCAAACTCCACAACAAATCCAACCCCTTGATGCAGTTGGCGCAACAACTGTTCAGATCAGCGAGCAGCTCGACCCGGCGGAGCGGATCGGGTTCCGCCGCCAACTCACGGTAAACCCCGTCCGCCAAGGCCAGCGATACATGGATCGCCATCCACGCATTCTCGATCGCCGCCCCCCCCGCCCGCGACTCCGCCAAGACCCGATCCATGGCGATCACCGCCAGCGTGATCTTCGACCACAATGCATTCGCGAGGATGAATTCAACCGTCATTGTTTTTTCCGGCCGCGGGCGCGGCCGCCCGCGCCGACAACTCCGCCAACAAATTTGACGTGAACGCATCCACCGCCGCACGGGTGTTTTCCGCCGATCGCCGCCGCGGCGTCCGGCCCAGCTGGCCGGCGACAAGAATTTGGTACTCTGGCGTCGAGGCCTCCGCCAGCCTCCGCCGGAACGCAGCCACCCGCGCGGCGAGAATTTCCCATTCAACCGCGGTCATCGCCGCCGCCATGGTTTTTTTCGTAGTACGAGAGGTGGAGTTTTTCGACGTCATGGCAATAAGCCAAAACGTCGAGATAGTATCTAACCACGCCCGCGGCGTGGCCGCGGGCCGAAATGGGATCGTGTTTGCGGCCCAGGCCACTCCGGATTTCCGCCGCCTCGGAAAAGGAGGCCTCAGCCAGCCGCCAGAGCAGCGCCGCCGGCTCATCCGGCGTATGGGTGGAATCAAACAGGATCTGGACGTTTTTCATGGCCGCCGCGGCGGCGGCCATCAGATGATCCAGCCCGCCGTCAAGGGCGGCCAGGGCGATTTGCAATTCACGATCGGTGTCGGATTTTTCCATGGTTATTGTCCCTTGTTGAATCATCACCATTGATGTGTGATGATGAACACACGTTATCGTTCAATTTGAACGATGTCAAGAGGTTTTTGAATGAATGGAAAAATTTTGTTTTCGCGCAAAAACGCGAAACGAAACCTGCAGGATTTCCAACGCATCGAGCGGTTATTCGGGTGCGTCCGCGTATCCGATCTACAGCGGTTGCAACGTACGCCGCGCACCACCGCCAAATCACGGATCCTGGTGCTGGAAAAAATGGAATTGATCGTCCAGATGAACGCGCGGGATTATGTTTCCCGGCGCCAGCCGGGAGAGGATTTGCCAGCGCCGCAAGCCTCGGGCAAAATCAAACGGCGCGCAAATTCGCGCGCCAGAAAGGCGGAAAAATGAGCGGCGGGGAAATCGCGTGCGGAAACTGCGCCTATTGGCGCGCCGGCGAATGCCGCCGCCATGCGCCTCAAGGGCGCCTGGAACCGATCTGGCCGCGCATAGCCAGCGATGAATGGTGCGGGGAATTCAAACTGCGCGGCGCCCTTGAAAGGGCGTCCGTGGAATGGAGCGGAACGACAGTTGCGGTTCCTGCCACCGAGGTCATTGACGCCCTCATCGAGGGCGCCAAGAAAACCGGAAAAAACAAATAATGGCCCGCGCCTGTGATTTGTGTGATTTTTGGGCGCCGGAAACGCCCAATCAGCCCATGCGCGGCGAATGCCGCCGCTGGGCGCCTCAAGGGCGCGGCGCGAAGTTGTGGCCGGAAACCCGGTACCATGATTGGTGCGGTGAATTCCGTCCAGCGCCGGAGATCACGCTCCCACAGGTGGCCGCCGGTGAATCAGGCGGACGGCGCTTCCCCGCCGCCGCCCGAGCGCTCGCGCCCACTCACCCAGATGAACCCGTGGAGGGAGAGCCATATGTCCGGTAAAAGCGCCATTGAGGGCGCCGTGACCGTGACCGGCGCGACTTCCAAAATCACCGCGTTCAAACGTGGCGACATTTCGTTTTTCGACCTTATACATCAATGGGATTACACGGGGTCAACGGTTCGCGTAACCATGTGGTATCATGCGGGAATCGAAGATTGGCGCCTGCTGCATCAGCAGGGCTCTGTGACCCGCGATAAATTTTCCCCATCAATCTGGGAGGTCCTGCGCCGGTTCGGCGCCGGCCGCTACAAAATCCGCGTGGTCAATCAGGCGCGGACGGTGTTGATGCAACAGGAATTTGAGGTGACCGGCAGCGATTACGAGGAATGGGGACAAATTCCCCAGAACCCGCCGGAACCCATTCCCGCCGGCGATGCAGCCGACGCCGCCGCGGGCGCGGCCGCCGCGCCCGCCATGGGCGTCGAGGCGCTTCACCGCGCCGTCCAGGCGATGGCCGGCAGCTATACGCAGCAGGCCAAAATGCTGGAGAGCCTCAACGGCTCTCTGGAAAAAATCACGCGCTATCAGGGCGCGCAGAGTGATTTATTGCTCAAATTGGCCGAGCGCGCGGCGCGCGAACCCGCGCCGCCGCAGAGTGAGCTCGCGGCGACGCTCGCCGCGCTGATCTCCAGCCTGCCAGCGCTAGTCAACGCATTCGGATCGAATGTGAAAAACGCGAACGGCAACGAGGCCGCGCAAATGATGCGCGATTATTATGAACGCATGGCCGAATTTCAGGCCCAGCGTCATGCCGAAATTTCCGCGGCGGCCGAGCGCCGCCACGAAGAGTTGTTGGCTCAGCAGGAAAAAATCAATGAACTCCAGCTCAAATTGGCCACGGTCAATCCAGAGCTGAAATTCATCGAGAGCGAGGGCGTGAAAAACCTGCTCGACGGCGCCGGAAAATGGCTGAAATCCCGCGCCCTGCCGCCGCCGCCGCCCGCCGCGGCGGCGGCGCTGGATACGAAAAACACGAACGCCGGCGCCCCGCCACCGGCGCTTGATGAACCGATGGATTTTGAACAGCGCCTCGCCGCGTTCGTCGCGGACATCGTGCGCCTCGCCCGCGACAACGCCGATCAGGTGTGGGCCGGGGCGTATCATTACGTGTTGCGGCGTTACCGGGATCAACCTGACATCCTTACGTTCTGCGCCTCGCAAACTTGGGAGGTCCTGCACGCAAACCTCGCCGCCATGGCGCCCGACGTTCCAGTTGAACGTTGGGAAAAATATGTGAGGCCGATTCATGCGCAAATGGCCGCCGACATGGCGGCCGCGCAACAACAGCAACTGCCGGAGGGTGGTCATGATGGAACGACTGAACGGGGGACCGCGCGGCGCGGATCAGATCCTGCGCGCGGCCACGCGCCGGTTCATAATTGATTCCGCCGATCCGGCGGTGAAACGCCTCGCCGGCGAATTGACCGCCGGCGCGCAAAACCCCGCCGCGCAATGGCGGCGGATTTTCGACGCGGTGAAAAACCGCGTGCGGTTCACGCCTCACCCCACGTCAAATCAAATGATCAGGCCCGCCATGGAAACTTGGATGACCGGGGTTGGAAATTGCGTGGACATGACGATCGTGATTGGCGCGCTGGCGCGCGCGCTCGGTCTCGACGCGCGCGCAACCGTGGTTTCATTGGATGGTGAAAATTACATCCATATGTTGATCGAGGGCCCAGGCGTGATCGCTGATCCCGTTGAATGCGATCGTTTATTCACGGGCGCGGCGATGAACGCGCTGCCCGCCACGCTTCGAGCGGTGGCGGCGGCGAAAACCGCGTTCCCGCCCGCCGCGATCATCGATCCGCTGATCGCCATGGCGCGCGCGCCGGAACCGATCATCGCCACATACGCGGGACCCGCCAACGCCGCCGCGCAACAGCAACAACGGATGCCCGCGGCGGCGCCGGCGGTCTACACGCCGCCGGCGGCGTTCAACCCGGCGCCCGCCCCCGCGGCGCCGGGAATCCGTCCGGAATTCCAGCCGCCGCCGGAATACGGCGGCGCTGGAGGCGGCGCCGCGCCGCCGGAAAAAACCTGCGAATGCCCGCCGCGCTGGCCATGGCTGGCCGCAGGCCTCGGCCTCGGCTGGTTCATCACCAGGGTCAATAAATGACCGCGCACGCGAATAATCTGCCCAATGACCTGATGTATTTCGCGGCGCAGCTGCGCCGCGTCCGGGACGAATTCCAGCGCGCCAGCGCGCGCTGGCGCTCCCACGCCCGCATCGCCGAGGCCTGGGGAGTCTACGCCATGCAGCGGCTGCACAGCGGAGGAAAACCTCCCGCGGCAGCCGCGCGCGTCATCGAGCGCTACTATGGCGACGGTAGCGCCGATCGCTGGCGCGTGGCGCTGGCCGGCGCCGGCCAGGTGGACGCCATCATCACCAGCCTGGAGGCCGCCGCGCGCGGTCACGGCATGACCGCGCCCGCGCCCGCACCGGAATTGTTCACGGTCACCGTGATCATCCCGAAGGACCTGAACGCCGCGCCGCCGGGCGAGGCGCCGCCGGGCGGCGCGATCATCGAACCGGATAAACGCGCGCTCGGCCTTTTGTTGCCCTGGGGCGCGCGCATCATCACCGGCGCCGGGCTGGTGTCCATGGGGCACGCCATCGCCTCGATCACGCAGGCTTTTGATTCGGATGTCGCCGCCACGGCCATCGAGGTCCGGAAACTGATGGAGTCCTGCAAGGAGGGGGGCGGCGATCGCGACGAGTGTTTGGCGTATTCGCGCATAGCCGCCGGCGTCATGGAAAAACAGGCGATTCCACGCCCGGGCGCGTTTGACGGCGCCATGAAAATCGCGGCATTTGCGGCGGGAGGAACCCTCGTGTACTATTTTCTGAAACAATTGCGGCGCTAGTCGCAGGGAGGCGCTCGTGAATAAATACGCGGAATTTTTGTTCGAGGCCGCCAAAGGCACCGCCGCCGGCGTGGCCACCGCCTACGTGGCCGAAAAAGTAGGCCAGATGGCCTACGAAAACGAAATGGTTTCCACCTGGGGCGGTCTCGCCGGCGTCAAGGTTGCAACATCGCTCGCCATCGGCCTCGGCGTGAAAACCATGGGCAGCAAGGATCTCGGATTGTCCGCCGCCGTGGGCGGCGCCAGCGTGCATGGCAGCTGGTATCTGTTCAATATCGCGATGAAGGATGAAGCGGAGCGCCCGCCGCTGCCGCCGCGGAAAAAATCCGGTGACGCGGCTCAGGGCATGTGGTCGCCGGGAATGAACGCTCTTCAGCCCTCGCCGCAGGCGGCGGCGTTGTGGGCGTTCAATGCAAATCGGAATGCGCAGCAGGGGATGATCATCGAAAATCAGCAGGGGATTTTCGCGCCTCAGGCCGCCCAGGGATTTTTCGCCCCCGGCTGGCAGCAGAACATGATTGAACCAACACGATTCGCACGTCGTGGCGGCTACGGACGCTAACCATCCAACAATGAAAGGAGGTCATCATGGCCTCGGCAATGGTCCAAAATATTATCTCTCAGTTGCCGCCAAACCTCGCCAACAGCGTCAATTCAGTTGTCGGGGGGGCGGCGTATTCCATTCAGACACCGCTGTACCACACGCGGCAATTTCCGGATGGCTGGGGCGTGGGCGCCACGCCGCCCGCCGGATCCATCCGCGCGGCGCTGGCCGCCGACGGCGGCGCGCTCAAATTTTTCTCGCCAATCCCAAGCCCGGTTCAATCCTGGATGACCAATTTGAACCAAGCCGGCCAGATCCCCAACAACGTCGCGCTTTTCCTCGTCACGGGGATTAGCTGGAAATGGGCGGTCGCGCCGACGCCACCCGCGGACGCCGCCGGCGCTCCGCCCGCCCCGCGTCGCAATCCGGCGACGTTGTGGATGCAAGACGTGTCCACGTATTGCACCCGGGTGTGGACGCAGGACAGCGCCGCGGACACCCCCGCGCCGATGATCGGCGATGGGCAAATCGGATCGGTTCAAAGCAACGCCTTCGCGGCGATTTGGAACCCCACCGATATCGCCGCCACGGCCTCGCTGACGGAAATGACGCCATCATTCAATTATGCAGGTGCGGATAACCTGTTTAAGGCGGCGTGGGTCGAGGCCGGCGCCAAGGTTTTATTCGAGAAATCCTCTTTCGGCGTCCAGCTGTTTTTCGGGCTGGCCGGCGCGCCGGCTGCGCAAAATATATGGGCTCAATATGAGGATGCAACGGGTCCCTACAGGCTCGACAGCCGGATCGAAATCTGTTGCCGGCTGGAGGGGATTGCGTTCCAGAAATTGCTGGCGGGCGCCGCCGGACCCGGAGCCTGATCATGGCCGAGCCGGTCAGAACCATCAACGGCGTCATCCAGCGCTCCTATGCTGGTGTGCTGCAATTCCGCGAGATCGCCCCAGGGCAGATCTCGGAAATCCAGAACTGGAGGGTGGGCACGCGCGGCAGCGGCGTGCGCATCCGCTCGTTCCAAGTTGTCACGAACCCCGCCAGCGCGCTGGCGGGGCTCCGCGTCCAGATCGGCGCGGGGAATTCTCAAAACTTTTTCAATGACGCCCAGGGCTCGACCGGGCAAACCGCCCCATTGTCCGTCATCGCCGGCAGCGCGCAATTGCCCTATATCCTGATGGCCCGCGGATTCGATGTGGGCACCAACCAGGACATGACGATGCAGGTTTTTAACAACAACCCGTTCACCGTGGCCCTCGTCGAGGTTTATTTCGAGGGGGAATTGCTGGTGAATGAAAGTGTCGCGGGGGAATACACCGCCGAGAAAAACGGCCTGGCCCCCGCTGGAGGCGGCGATTAACCTGCGCGGTCATAAACGCGCCTACCGCGCCCACGAGGCTGGCGGGCAGATCACCCGCGTCATACCCTCGTATGCGCGATCGCTCAATAAATTGCGCGAAGGACCAGGGCACGGATACGCGCCGCTGCCGCCATGGAATTTCGCGCCCTTCGACACGCAGGACCGCGCTCAACTGATCGAGCGCTGGAACCCGGCGCCCAACCCGTCACCGGCGCCGCTGCTGACGAGGGTTTTCCGCGATGTTTACCCCAGCGGAACCGCCGGCAAATCGATCGGTTTCCGGTTCGCGCTGGATTTTGAGCCAGATCCCGCGCCGATCCCGTCCTTCGCGCAACTGAACAGCTATGCGTGGTACGTCGTGATTAATGGCGCCTTAATCTGGCAGCGGCCGATAGGCGATATGTTGCTGATCATCGCGGGCGGCGCCCGCATGAATAACGCCCAGGGCCTGGTTCCGCAGACGTATAAATTCACCGCGGCCATGCCCACGCATTCGTGGGCCGAGGCCGGTGTGATCAGCCCGCCAGTGTCGCCGGCGCCCACATGGGGCCTGATCTGCATGTGGGATCGTTATCTGTACCAAACCCGCGGCCCTGGCCTAGATCCGGCCTACGGCGCCCCGGTTGGAGGCGGTTACTGATGGCGGCGAAAATTGATCATTACCCGCAACGGCAGAGCCGGGCCACGTTTCAAAAAGTCTGGGAGCGCTGGCGAACGGCCATCCGCGCCAACAGCGCGGCGGGGCAGGACAACGAGGGGATAGTGTCCGCGCTGATCACGGTCGAGAGCGCGGGCGATCCGGCGGCCGTGGGCGACGCCGGGCATGCATTCGGCCTCATGCAAATAACATTGCCGACGGCGCGGTTGCCGGAACTCGACAACGTGAATGTGACGAAAACGCAATTGCTCGAACCCGCGATCAACATCAATTTG is from Elusimicrobiota bacterium and encodes:
- the radA_2 gene encoding DNA repair protein RadA, producing MPSWRSWCANCLQPIQAVPAAAASAAARNPPPITAAAAALTQPIRHLATGLFDNLLAGGPPFGGVILLAGEPGAGKSTLAQQWCAAAAASGRTSLYITGEQMAGHAAASIGRVAAGAPLEKILILAGPHHQVAAEAIPAAPAAALVIIDSLQAVGSFYHGPGSPGALAAVTRAAIATAGGGAAVVLVSQIERQGGVRGGRGAEHLVDGVLFIRAPRPGAPGRELILHKYRFGPTNRAQARMTAAGLVEVRE